One window of the Aquila chrysaetos chrysaetos chromosome 8, bAquChr1.4, whole genome shotgun sequence genome contains the following:
- the SCRN2 gene encoding LOW QUALITY PROTEIN: secernin-2 (The sequence of the model RefSeq protein was modified relative to this genomic sequence to represent the inferred CDS: deleted 1 base in 1 codon) yields the protein MAERDPAPSSCDCFVALPPHTAAPVVIFGKNADRPRHEVQEVVYVPAAIHQPGDKVQCTYLEIEQAERTHAVVLSRPAWLWGAEMGANEHGVCVGNEGVWTREPLGEDEALLGMDLVRLGLERGSSAREALEVMVALLERYGQGGSCKEEPVPFVYHNTFLLADRVEAWVLETAGRYWAAQQIREGSRNISNQLSIGREITAEHAGLRQRARSQGWWSGDGEFSFAEVFSLTHQPARMEAAKARYRAGKELLQQHAGHITAETFMAILRDKASGICVDSEGFRTAGSMVSVLPQDPTLPCVHFFTATPDPSRSVFKPFVFVAGLKPAPQVRSPTFRDDPAKQIPRFQSTVDRRHELYRRHQAALELMERDQERGQKLLKTLQDLEKQGLEGMNALLGGTVAPRPEELADLFFDCVEAEMKFYT from the exons ATGGCGGAGCGGGATCCCGCGCCCTCGTCCTGCGACTGCTTCGTGGCGCTGCCGCCGCACACCGCGGCGCCCGTCGTCATCTTCGGCAAAAACGCTGACCGGCCGCGTCACGAGGTCCAGGAGGTTGTCTACGTCCCTGCTGCCATCCACCAGCCCGGGGACAAAGTCCAG TGCACCTACCTGGAGATCGAGCAGGCGGAGAGAACCCACGCGGTGGTGCTGAGCCGTCCCGCCTGGCTGTGGGGTGCCGAGATGGGTGCCAACGAACACGGTGTCTGCGTGGGCAATGAGGGCGTCTGGACCCGTGAGCCCCTGGGGGAGGATGAGGCGCTGCTGGGGATGGACCTGGTGAG GCTGGGTTTGGAGcggggcagctctgcccggGAGGCCCTGGAGGTGATGGTGGCATTGCTGGAGCGCTACGGCCAGGGTGGGAGCTGCAAGGAGGAGCCGGTCCCCTTCGTCTACCACAACACCTTCCTGCTGGCTGACCGCGTCGAGGCCTGGGTGCTGGAGACGGCTGGCCGGTACTGGGCAGCCCAGCAGATCCGAG AGGGCAGCCGCAACATCTCCAACCAGCTCAGCATCGGGAGGGAGATCACGGCCGAGCACGCGGGGCTGCGGCAGCGAGCCCGCAGCCAGGGCTGGTGGAGCGGGGATGGCGAGTTCAGCTTCGCCGAGGTCTTCTCCCTGACACACCAGCCTGCTCGCATGGAGGCTGCCAAGGCCCGCTACCGCGCCGgcaaggagctgctgcagcagcacgcAG GTCACATCACGGCGGAGACATTCATGGCCATCCTGCGGGACAAGGCCAGCGGGATCTGCGTGGACTCGGAGGGGTTCCGCACGGCGGGCAGCATGGTGTCCGTCCTGCCCCAAGACCCCACCTTGCCCTGCGTCCACTTCTTCACGGCCACCCCTGACCCCTCCAG GTCTGTCTTCAAGCCCTTCGTCTTCGTCGCCGGCCTCAAGCCCGCGCCGCAGGTGAGATCTCCCACCTTCCGCGACGACCCCGCCAAGCAGATCCCACGCTTCCAGAGCACGGTCGATCGGCGGCACGAGCTCTACCGCCGGCATCAGGCGGCACTGGAGCTGATGGAGAGGGACCAG GAGCGGGGCCAGAAGCTCCTGAAGACGCTGCAGGACCTGGAGAAGCAGGGCCTAGAGGGGATGAAcgcgctgctg ggggggacgGTGGCCCCCCGCCCAGAGGAGCTGGCCGACCTCTTCTTTGACTGCGTGGAGGCAGAGATGAAGTTTTACACATAA